Below is a genomic region from Candidatus Methylomirabilota bacterium.
GCTACGTCGCGACCCGGCGACTCTGGGAGTGCCGCGAGAAGCACCCGCGCCGGCAATTCTCCGTGAAGGTCGGCACGATCTTCGAGGATTCCCCGCTCGGCCTGGACAAGTGGCTGACGGCGGTCTGGATGATCGCCAACTGCAAGAATGGCGTCAGCTCGTACGAGATTGCGCGGGCGCTCGGGATCACGCAGAAAAGCGCTTGGTTCATGGGCCACCGCATCCGGGCCGCGATGAAGACCGGCAGCTTCCGAAAAATGCGCGGCGAGGTGGAAGTCGACGAAACCTTCATCGGCGGGAAGGCGCGCTTCATGCACCGAGAGAAGCGCGAGCGGACGATCAAAGGCACGGGCAGCACGGGCAAGACGGCGGTCATGGGCCTGCTGGAGCGGCACGGCCCGGACGGGCACAGCCGCGTGACCACCAAGGTGATCCCAAACATTCGGAAGCAGACCCTCGCGCCTGAGGTTCGCGCGCGGGTCGAGCCCGGCTCCGACGTGTTCACCGATGCGCTCTCGTCCTACGATGCGCTGGACGGGGACTACGCCCACCAAGTCATCGACCATGCCGAAGAATACGCGCGGGGTCGCGTTCACACCAACGGGCTCGAAAACTTCTGGAGCCTGCTGAAGCGCGCCATCAAGGGTACCTATGTCAGCGTGGAACCGTGGCACCTGTTCCGCTATCTCGACGAGCAATCTTTCCGATACAACGGGCGTGGCGGCCACGACGGCAACCGGTTTATGACGGTGCTCCGGTCGGTGGTCGGTCGGCGCCTTACCTTCAAGCGGCTGACGGGCAAGGTGCTCGCGCCCGCCATGGGATAGGGGATTCATGATGGGCAAGAAACGGGGACTCCCGCCACCGAAGCCCTCGGAGCAATTCGAGCGATTCAAAGACTTACTCCGGCGGCTCGTCGCGGTGCCGCGACAGGACGTTGGGAAGCAAATGGCTGAGTATAAACGAAGGCGGCGCGAGCTAAATAAGTGACACATCATGCGCGCGTGACAAATTCACGGTACGAAGTGATCGCGGAAGTAACACTTTCGAGAGAGACCTTGAGACATCTACATGCCCGATTCAAATCAGAAGATAGATTCTGGGAGGCAAGGTCATCCACCGTGGCACGAAAGGCGAGTGTGCTTTGCAGGGCGCCGTTGGCTGCTTCGCCTAGGGTCCGACGAAAAGCCCGCTGCGTCTCTGCGGCAGCCCGATTGTCACCACCACGCTGCGACGCCCTACCCATCAGCTCGGTATAGCAGACGACAAGCACCTGTGCATACTTGTCTAGATGCAATTCATCAAGAAGGGCGGCATAGGACTCGATATCATCGGCAGCCTTCACAAGTACGCCATGGGCAGAATTAATGCGGCCCCAATTTTTAAACATGCTGAACAATCTGGTTCTTCTAGAAATCCTCGCCGTGAATCTGCGTTGCTCGCGAACCATGCGGTTAATGTTTTGGAGAAAGGCTGCGCCCACCGCCTGACCATCTCGAATCAAGTCCCACATCCCGCGCGATCCGGCATCATACCCAT
It encodes:
- a CDS encoding IS1595 family transposase — translated: MNSPKTLIDAIRYYADPDHCQAVMVEVRWPNGVACPTCGRLDVRYVATRRLWECREKHPRRQFSVKVGTIFEDSPLGLDKWLTAVWMIANCKNGVSSYEIARALGITQKSAWFMGHRIRAAMKTGSFRKMRGEVEVDETFIGGKARFMHREKRERTIKGTGSTGKTAVMGLLERHGPDGHSRVTTKVIPNIRKQTLAPEVRARVEPGSDVFTDALSSYDALDGDYAHQVIDHAEEYARGRVHTNGLENFWSLLKRAIKGTYVSVEPWHLFRYLDEQSFRYNGRGGHDGNRFMTVLRSVVGRRLTFKRLTGKVLAPAMG